From Desulfurispira natronophila, a single genomic window includes:
- the hoxE gene encoding bidirectional hydrogenase complex protein HoxE: MREVPMAEEVDFRFQVLDRALKKSQFQQDALIEVLHTAQEAFGHLDEVVLDYVSRQLQLPPSWVYGVATFYNFFSLDPQGEHVCVVCMGTACYVKGAGEIVEKLEQEFAVRAGKTAEDGSLSLQTARCLGNCSLAPMLTLDGDVLGRETPESTIAAIQAKLEKQQELQEETP, encoded by the coding sequence ATGCGCGAGGTGCCTATGGCGGAAGAAGTTGATTTCCGGTTTCAGGTGCTCGATCGAGCCCTTAAAAAGAGTCAGTTCCAGCAGGACGCTCTGATTGAAGTTCTACACACTGCCCAAGAGGCTTTTGGCCACCTGGACGAGGTCGTTCTGGATTATGTGTCTCGCCAGCTTCAGCTGCCGCCCAGCTGGGTTTACGGTGTGGCAACTTTTTACAACTTCTTTTCCCTTGACCCGCAAGGTGAGCACGTATGTGTAGTCTGCATGGGGACCGCTTGCTATGTTAAGGGTGCCGGTGAGATTGTAGAAAAGCTGGAGCAAGAATTCGCTGTGCGTGCAGGCAAAACTGCTGAAGACGGTTCACTGAGCTTACAGACGGCCCGATGTCTGGGTAACTGTAGTCTGGCGCCAATGTTGACGCTGGACGGGGATGTCCTGGGCCGTGAAACTCCAGAGTCAACTATTGCAGCTATACAGGCCAAACTGGAGAAGCAGCAAGAGCTGCAGGAGGAAACGCCATGA
- a CDS encoding NuoF family protein codes for MNHASLEIAAEDELRRQQDLRLRIFLCYSTPCVAAGADRVRKVLDELITEHTLAAELEIVATGCMGPCSRGPLLRLRHANGSESLYEQVEPEQARALLLEALDEPSSEGGTAQALALDMPFFARQTRIVLSNNSEIDPENLDHALARGSYGALSKVLQDMTPADVCAEITRSGLRGRGGGGYPAGVKWELVRKSPAERKYVVANGDEGDPGAYMDRTIMESDPHRLLESMAIAGYAVGAEQGYLYVRGEYPLAAARLVKAIKAAERRGLLGSRVLGSNFNFRVDLRVGAGAFVCGEETALMVSIMGRRGQPVPRPPYPAQSGLWGMPTLINNVETFANVAPIIAKGADWFASFGTEKSKGTKVFALCGEVVNSGLIEVPMGISLRDIVFDVGGGLPEEGRFKAAQTGGPSGGCIPADHLDTPVDYESLQQLGSIMGSGGLIVMNDRSCMPDVAKFFVEFCRDESCGKCVPCRVGTLEMYQIMERITKGSANMHDLELLEDLCDLVQETSLCGLGMTAPNPVHNTLQYFRDEYLAHIRDKHCPAGVCQLDHVPVLDMPEHASHLIIDREEL; via the coding sequence ATGAATCATGCCAGTCTTGAAATAGCTGCTGAAGATGAACTCCGGCGCCAACAGGATTTGCGCCTGCGTATATTTCTCTGTTACAGCACTCCCTGTGTGGCAGCGGGTGCTGATCGTGTTCGTAAGGTCCTTGACGAGCTGATAACCGAGCACACTCTTGCCGCTGAGCTGGAAATCGTAGCCACAGGCTGCATGGGCCCATGTAGTCGCGGGCCGTTGTTGCGTCTGCGGCACGCAAACGGTAGCGAATCGCTTTACGAGCAGGTAGAGCCGGAGCAAGCAAGAGCTCTTTTACTGGAGGCACTTGATGAACCGTCGAGTGAAGGCGGCACAGCGCAAGCATTAGCACTGGATATGCCTTTTTTTGCACGCCAGACGCGCATTGTATTATCAAACAATAGTGAAATAGACCCGGAAAATCTGGACCACGCCCTGGCGCGAGGCAGCTATGGAGCTCTTTCCAAAGTATTACAAGACATGACTCCAGCTGATGTTTGCGCCGAGATTACCCGTAGTGGACTGCGAGGGCGCGGCGGTGGTGGCTACCCTGCCGGAGTCAAATGGGAACTGGTTCGCAAGTCCCCAGCCGAGCGCAAGTACGTAGTAGCTAATGGGGACGAAGGTGACCCGGGAGCCTATATGGACCGAACTATAATGGAGTCAGACCCACACCGCCTGCTTGAAAGTATGGCAATTGCGGGTTACGCCGTTGGGGCTGAGCAAGGCTACCTGTATGTGCGCGGCGAATATCCACTGGCTGCAGCACGGCTGGTCAAGGCTATCAAAGCTGCTGAGCGGCGCGGACTGCTGGGCAGCCGGGTCCTGGGAAGCAATTTTAACTTTCGCGTTGATCTGCGTGTAGGTGCTGGAGCTTTTGTCTGCGGTGAAGAAACAGCGCTAATGGTGTCAATCATGGGGCGTCGAGGACAACCAGTACCCCGACCGCCTTATCCGGCACAAAGCGGACTTTGGGGTATGCCAACGTTGATCAACAACGTGGAAACCTTTGCCAACGTCGCTCCGATTATTGCCAAAGGCGCAGACTGGTTTGCGAGTTTTGGTACTGAAAAAAGCAAAGGGACCAAAGTGTTTGCCCTTTGCGGCGAAGTGGTCAACTCGGGACTGATCGAGGTGCCTATGGGCATCAGCCTGCGCGATATTGTGTTTGATGTTGGCGGCGGTTTGCCGGAAGAGGGACGTTTTAAGGCCGCTCAGACCGGTGGCCCCAGCGGGGGTTGCATTCCAGCGGATCACCTGGATACGCCGGTGGATTACGAAAGTCTGCAACAGTTGGGGTCTATTATGGGCTCCGGTGGCCTGATCGTTATGAATGACCGCAGCTGCATGCCGGATGTGGCCAAGTTTTTTGTTGAGTTTTGTCGGGACGAAAGCTGTGGCAAGTGTGTTCCCTGCCGGGTGGGTACGCTGGAGATGTACCAAATTATGGAGCGTATCACCAAGGGGAGCGCCAATATGCACGATCTGGAGTTACTTGAAGACCTCTGTGATCTGGTTCAGGAGACCAGCCTGTGTGGACTGGGCATGACGGCTCCCAATCCGGTGCACAACACTTTACAGTACTTTCGCGATGAGTATCTGGCACATATCCGCGACAAACATTGCCCCGCGGGAGTCTGCCAACTTGACCACGTGCCGGTACTGGATATGCCAGAGCACGCTAGTCATCTTATTATTGATCGGGAGGAGCTCTGA
- the hoxU gene encoding bidirectional hydrogenase complex protein HoxU, with translation MPVITLTIDEALVSARVGQTVLEACRDEGISIPTLCHLDGISARGGCRLCLVEVAGSNRLLPACTTLAAEGMQVSTRSDRIDRYRRMILELSFAERNHQCAVCVSNQNCELQALAAELGMEQVRYDYLDPDLSMDLSHERFGIDHNRCVLCLRCVRVCDEVEGAHTWDVKARGIESQVITDLNQPWGESLSCTSCGKCVDACPTGALFTRGATVAEMHKDAGFLRRILDGREKRQWRR, from the coding sequence ATGCCAGTAATTACCCTCACTATTGACGAAGCACTGGTAAGTGCACGCGTTGGGCAAACAGTGCTGGAAGCCTGTCGCGATGAAGGCATTTCCATCCCCACCCTCTGCCACTTGGATGGTATTAGTGCGCGAGGCGGATGTCGTCTGTGCCTGGTGGAGGTTGCCGGCTCAAACCGACTGCTGCCTGCCTGCACTACGCTGGCAGCTGAGGGCATGCAGGTCTCCACGCGTTCTGATCGCATTGATCGTTATCGACGTATGATCTTGGAGCTGAGCTTTGCTGAACGCAATCACCAGTGTGCTGTTTGTGTGAGCAACCAGAATTGCGAGCTCCAAGCCCTGGCCGCCGAGTTGGGCATGGAGCAGGTCCGGTACGATTATCTGGATCCAGATCTTTCTATGGATCTCAGTCATGAGCGATTTGGCATAGATCACAACCGCTGCGTTTTGTGTCTCCGTTGTGTGCGTGTCTGTGACGAAGTGGAAGGCGCTCACACCTGGGATGTAAAGGCGCGTGGAATCGAAAGCCAGGTCATTACCGATCTCAACCAACCGTGGGGTGAAAGCTTGAGCTGCACCAGCTGTGGCAAGTGTGTGGATGCCTGCCCCACTGGAGCGCTTTTCACCCGCGGAGCAACGGTGGCAGAAATGCACAAGGACGCTGGTTTTCTGCGCCGGATTCTGGATGGACGAGAAAAGCGCCAGTGGCGGCGCTGA
- a CDS encoding Ni/Fe hydrogenase subunit alpha, with amino-acid sequence MSQTIHIEPVTRIEGHAKITIALDNDGHVADTRFQVTEFRGFERFCIGRNFWEMPGITARICGICPVSHLMASSKAGDMILGVRTPRAAIALRKLMNYAQLVQSHALSFFLLSGPDLVLGMDANPEQRNMAGLIAKHPDLARAGIRLRAFGQQVIRTLGDRSIHPAWAVPGGVRQSLSTEQREDIRKQLPEMFETVERGLDLIKDVQERMGSEKSIYGDFPSLYMGLVGPDGSLEHYDGHLRIMDADGRILEDDVGPLDAMSLITEGEKPWTYLKFPYYQPLGPEAGMYRVGPLARLNICDFAGTPRADRELREFRHYGGHGRPVSGSFYYHHARLIEIMHALERIDELLQGAEIARQRTRSRADVNCNLGIGISEAPRGTLFHRYEVDDNGVLVDVNMIIATGQNNAAMNRCIGQIATHYLRDDRLDEGLLNRVEHGIRMYDPCLSCSTHEAGRMPLQISLYAADGRKLDEISRG; translated from the coding sequence ATGAGTCAGACTATACATATAGAACCCGTCACTCGCATTGAGGGTCATGCCAAGATCACCATTGCTCTCGATAACGACGGTCATGTGGCGGACACTCGCTTTCAGGTTACCGAATTTCGCGGATTTGAGCGATTTTGCATTGGTCGAAACTTCTGGGAAATGCCAGGAATTACCGCTCGGATTTGCGGAATTTGCCCTGTCAGTCACTTGATGGCCTCAAGCAAGGCCGGTGACATGATCCTGGGCGTGCGCACTCCCCGCGCAGCCATAGCCCTGCGCAAGCTGATGAACTACGCCCAGCTGGTGCAGAGCCACGCACTGAGCTTTTTTTTGCTATCGGGCCCCGATCTGGTGCTGGGCATGGATGCTAATCCGGAACAGCGCAATATGGCGGGACTAATTGCCAAACATCCAGATCTGGCCCGGGCTGGTATCCGCTTGCGGGCTTTTGGGCAGCAGGTTATCCGCACCTTGGGTGACCGTAGTATTCACCCGGCTTGGGCCGTTCCCGGTGGGGTACGTCAATCCCTCAGCACTGAGCAGCGTGAGGATATTCGCAAACAGCTCCCGGAGATGTTCGAAACGGTTGAGCGGGGCCTGGATCTTATCAAGGATGTGCAGGAGCGCATGGGTAGCGAGAAATCTATCTATGGCGATTTCCCCAGCCTCTACATGGGACTGGTCGGCCCAGATGGAAGTTTGGAGCATTACGACGGACACTTGCGCATCATGGATGCAGATGGTCGCATTCTAGAAGACGATGTGGGACCACTGGACGCCATGTCTTTGATCACGGAAGGAGAAAAGCCGTGGACCTACCTGAAGTTCCCCTACTACCAGCCACTGGGTCCCGAGGCAGGCATGTACCGGGTTGGCCCACTGGCACGTCTGAACATCTGTGATTTTGCCGGCACCCCCCGCGCTGACCGCGAACTGCGGGAGTTCCGCCATTACGGCGGACATGGCCGTCCCGTCAGCGGGAGCTTTTACTACCACCATGCACGTCTGATTGAAATTATGCACGCCCTTGAGCGCATTGACGAGCTTTTACAGGGAGCTGAAATAGCGCGCCAGCGCACACGTAGCCGTGCCGATGTCAACTGCAACCTGGGAATAGGTATCAGTGAGGCACCGCGCGGAACTCTCTTCCACCGCTACGAAGTCGACGACAATGGGGTTCTCGTAGACGTGAACATGATCATTGCCACTGGCCAGAATAATGCCGCTATGAATCGTTGTATTGGGCAGATTGCCACACACTACCTGCGGGACGATCGCCTGGACGAGGGGCTGCTCAACCGTGTGGAGCACGGTATCCGTATGTACGACCCCTGCCTGAGCTGCTCTACTCATGAAGCCGGTCGCATGCCACTGCAGATAAGCCTGTATGCTGCAGATGGACGCAAACTGGACGAGATTTCTCGCGGCTAA
- a CDS encoding hydrogenase maturation protease: MWLIIGYGNLLRGDDGLGCLLARRLASYLPPDRAHVIATHQLTPELALEMAEPHIHRVLFMDARRNQSSILTYDELSADPGVGSPGHQLQPSALLGITATLYDRADLRGWLLGLRGINFELGASPDALAQKVLLEAERFVDDITGFCCQRCMTGSPDKVHH; encoded by the coding sequence ATGTGGTTAATTATAGGTTACGGCAACCTGCTGCGCGGAGACGACGGCCTGGGATGTCTGCTTGCCAGGCGGCTGGCCAGCTATCTGCCACCAGACCGGGCGCATGTAATAGCAACACACCAGTTGACGCCTGAGCTAGCACTGGAAATGGCTGAACCGCATATACATCGCGTACTTTTCATGGATGCGCGGCGCAATCAAAGCTCGATATTGACGTACGATGAATTGTCAGCTGATCCAGGTGTCGGCAGCCCTGGACATCAGCTGCAACCATCGGCTCTGCTTGGGATTACTGCGACGCTCTACGACCGAGCTGATTTGCGTGGCTGGCTGCTGGGGTTACGCGGGATAAATTTCGAATTGGGAGCATCTCCAGATGCTTTGGCGCAAAAGGTGCTGTTGGAAGCAGAGCGTTTTGTTGATGATATCACCGGATTTTGCTGCCAGCGATGCATGACTGGCTCACCTGATAAAGTCCATCACTAA
- a CDS encoding 3-deoxy-7-phosphoheptulonate synthase, which produces MIRTNNLNVSRLTPIIAPADLKQVFPLSDEGAAFVTQSRQHIRNILNGKDNRLMAVVGPCSIHDPQAALDYARKLAKVAHELRDQILIVMRVYFEKPRTTIGWKGLINDPDLNGTHQISKGLGVARQLLCDITELELPVATEMLDPITPQYLSDMVCWGAIGARTTESQPHREMASGLSFPVGFKNGTDGSLQIAIDAMRSALHSHSFLGINHEGRTSIVQTTGNPWVHIVLRGGNERPNYHPEDISQTEELLNTAGLSRTVMVDCSHANSYKDHERQEEVLGSVIEQICNGNTSISGIMLESNLESGNQALAPCPSQLSYGVSITDKCIDWPTTERLLRQAHGELSRVGGRKTI; this is translated from the coding sequence ATGATTCGCACGAACAATCTTAATGTCAGTCGACTGACTCCAATTATTGCCCCGGCTGACCTTAAGCAGGTCTTTCCCCTTTCTGATGAAGGTGCGGCCTTTGTCACCCAGTCGCGTCAGCACATCAGGAATATCCTCAATGGCAAGGATAATCGCCTGATGGCTGTAGTAGGGCCTTGCTCTATACATGACCCTCAGGCGGCGCTGGACTATGCCCGCAAGCTAGCCAAGGTTGCACACGAACTGCGCGACCAAATACTCATCGTCATGCGTGTTTACTTTGAAAAGCCACGCACCACCATTGGCTGGAAGGGGCTTATCAACGATCCAGACCTTAATGGCACTCACCAAATATCCAAAGGGCTGGGAGTGGCCCGCCAACTACTCTGCGATATCACCGAGCTGGAATTGCCGGTAGCTACGGAGATGCTTGACCCCATCACACCACAATATCTTTCCGACATGGTCTGCTGGGGAGCTATTGGCGCCCGAACGACCGAGTCTCAACCTCACCGGGAAATGGCCAGCGGACTCTCTTTCCCTGTCGGTTTTAAAAACGGCACTGATGGCAGTTTGCAAATCGCTATTGACGCTATGCGCTCAGCTCTTCACTCCCACAGCTTTTTGGGGATTAACCACGAGGGGCGCACCTCAATTGTTCAAACTACTGGAAACCCCTGGGTACACATTGTGCTGCGGGGAGGAAACGAGCGCCCTAACTACCACCCTGAAGATATCAGCCAGACTGAGGAGCTTCTCAACACTGCCGGATTAAGTCGCACAGTTATGGTGGACTGTTCCCACGCCAACTCCTACAAGGATCACGAGCGCCAGGAGGAGGTGTTAGGCAGCGTAATTGAGCAAATCTGCAACGGCAACACCTCTATTAGCGGAATTATGCTTGAAAGTAACCTGGAGTCTGGCAACCAGGCCTTGGCCCCCTGCCCCTCACAGTTGAGCTACGGTGTGTCCATTACCGATAAGTGTATCGACTGGCCTACGACAGAGCGCCTTTTACGACAAGCCCACGGCGAGCTGTCTCGGGTCGGAGGCCGAAAGACCATTTGA
- a CDS encoding bacteriohemerythrin, whose amino-acid sequence MSIIGNLHNIVRQHRTMSAALLAFCFFLLLLILLGGRVFYEQQRESAKSEALESLMKHRVSTAMLLDRLWLDADLLRFHTVDPAGPAAMDTGASLYRDTLTTGVERLINSSVFNAAVLLNSQGQSIFTIGSPLVVDELINWNEQISSSEPSHAMDCRVVSDDSWMFLGKPLLDKLERISLRLLLASSADSLWQSLPDNAAIYSHHRPCATFTMPPNNLPDNFPQAEPTVHKIDDTRFVVTAPIDSNAGEFSLVRWHNYSGQKSAVIGATALVTFVLLVMGAFFIILVTLKSRQLYNILRMKKATVFSLANLAEWRDPETGDHLERTRNYGVLLARQLQRNPKFCKQITERFICDIGDASSLHDIGKVGIPDSILLKPGRLSDDEMAIMRTHTVIGNSVIQWIVDQCGIADSYLLVGRNISHYHHEKFNGQGYPEQLSGESIPLEARIYALCDVYDALRSRRPYKEPMNHDTARSIIVKERGEHFDPDVVDAFLELEDEFQEIHETYGLVEKSYKQVFAGLSDKYLTVEWSEEIRVGVPEIDRQHQELILRINHLFRAVLDGEGKQRILQTMEFLKEYIHTHFSTEESYMLHHRYQGYPGHKAQHDRFRQDILNLEEQLKNYGVSSSLVIEINRRVVQWLVDHIAVTDRAMADFLNRKHPKDQEQHGDQ is encoded by the coding sequence ATGAGTATTATAGGCAATTTGCACAATATTGTGCGCCAACATCGTACTATGTCTGCGGCACTGCTGGCATTTTGCTTTTTTTTACTGTTGCTGATCCTTCTTGGCGGAAGAGTTTTCTACGAGCAGCAGCGCGAAAGTGCCAAGAGTGAGGCACTGGAGTCATTGATGAAGCACCGTGTCAGTACAGCTATGCTGTTGGATCGCCTATGGCTGGATGCTGATTTGCTACGCTTCCATACCGTAGACCCTGCAGGCCCTGCGGCAATGGACACTGGGGCCAGTCTGTATCGTGATACTTTGACTACGGGCGTCGAACGGTTGATAAACAGTAGTGTCTTTAATGCTGCCGTTCTGTTAAACAGTCAAGGACAGTCCATCTTTACCATTGGCTCCCCCTTGGTAGTCGATGAGCTGATAAACTGGAATGAACAGATATCATCTTCAGAACCTTCGCACGCCATGGACTGTCGCGTAGTTAGTGACGACAGCTGGATGTTTCTTGGCAAACCACTTCTTGATAAGCTCGAGAGGATTTCCCTTCGTTTGCTGCTGGCCTCGAGTGCCGACTCCCTTTGGCAATCGCTTCCCGATAATGCTGCAATCTACTCTCATCATCGCCCCTGTGCCACTTTCACTATGCCTCCTAATAATCTGCCAGACAATTTCCCTCAGGCAGAGCCAACTGTTCATAAAATCGATGATACCCGATTTGTGGTCACGGCTCCCATCGACAGCAATGCCGGGGAGTTTTCCCTGGTTCGGTGGCACAATTACAGTGGTCAAAAGAGCGCTGTGATAGGTGCCACTGCTTTAGTAACATTTGTACTGTTGGTCATGGGTGCTTTTTTCATCATATTAGTGACACTGAAGAGCCGACAACTCTACAATATCTTGCGTATGAAAAAGGCAACGGTTTTTTCTCTGGCGAATCTGGCAGAGTGGCGAGACCCGGAAACCGGGGATCACCTTGAGCGCACCCGTAACTACGGAGTGCTTCTGGCCCGTCAGTTACAACGCAATCCGAAGTTTTGCAAACAAATAACTGAACGATTTATCTGCGACATAGGCGACGCCTCTTCCCTGCACGATATCGGCAAGGTTGGCATACCAGACTCTATTTTGCTGAAACCCGGCCGCCTTAGTGATGACGAAATGGCTATTATGCGCACCCATACGGTTATTGGCAACAGTGTTATCCAATGGATTGTTGACCAGTGTGGTATTGCAGACAGCTACCTGTTGGTTGGCCGCAACATTTCACACTATCACCACGAAAAATTCAATGGACAAGGCTATCCGGAACAGCTGAGCGGCGAAAGCATCCCCCTTGAGGCACGTATTTACGCCTTGTGCGATGTGTACGATGCCCTGCGATCCCGGCGACCTTACAAAGAACCCATGAACCACGATACGGCTCGTAGTATAATCGTTAAGGAGCGAGGTGAGCATTTTGATCCCGATGTGGTGGACGCTTTTCTCGAGCTTGAGGATGAGTTTCAAGAAATTCACGAAACTTATGGGTTGGTAGAAAAGTCTTACAAGCAAGTTTTTGCTGGCCTTTCGGACAAGTACCTGACAGTGGAGTGGAGCGAGGAAATTCGGGTGGGAGTGCCTGAAATTGACCGCCAACACCAGGAGTTGATCCTGCGTATTAACCACCTTTTCCGTGCTGTGCTGGATGGTGAAGGCAAGCAGCGAATATTGCAAACGATGGAGTTTCTCAAAGAGTATATCCATACTCACTTCAGTACGGAAGAAAGCTATATGCTTCACCACCGTTATCAGGGCTACCCTGGGCACAAGGCCCAGCATGATCGCTTCCGACAGGATATACTCAACCTTGAAGAGCAGTTAAAAAACTATGGCGTCTCATCTTCGCTGGTAATAGAGATCAATCGGCGAGTAGTGCAGTGGCTGGTGGATCATATCGCAGTAACAGATCGGGCTATGGCAGATTTCCTTAATCGCAAGCACCCAAAAGATCAGGAGCAACACGGTGACCAGTGA
- a CDS encoding cyclic nucleotide-binding domain-containing protein yields the protein MDRDGILATAVRTKDIKHSLEEISQRRRVPWGEMQFSIQHVSELKRAGDRFFREYEIEVFRKGLYPIELSYHIQQNIKDGHKDAYLTVKDDTIIDFSIATPLELLGEIKKAIAMDGIVFGVVSDELLYSAAQRIFQAAKERKTLCPEPVLIARGQSPKNSEPPLPVQYHFDKQGVIAKGKTEGETYMVREGEVLVTESIIEDSDLFITPHGSIVLPGNVAAPVFHDTAGKIRRKEAGEEIRYIAETDGYLSIEKGILTLRQRSNRPEDVTVAQKAKPQKATETPVESPPTTQEDHEPQAPAASKPAKSFNINQLSDAQKTLLKVKKLFSLFENLSNDDLLLVTSDARIMRYSKFDIVFEQGSRGKEIYFIINGSIDVLVGKKRIIGNLERYTDHFTASRLRQGAFFGEMTPITGERRSARCICSSAEAVLLRFRIVETVTPKNAMQMAVLYKNFVKALAVKLQKSNEAISQS from the coding sequence ATGGATAGAGACGGTATTCTGGCGACGGCGGTGCGTACCAAGGACATCAAGCACAGTCTTGAGGAAATCTCCCAGCGGCGAAGGGTACCCTGGGGCGAGATGCAGTTCAGTATTCAACATGTCTCGGAGTTGAAACGTGCCGGCGACCGTTTTTTTCGCGAGTACGAAATCGAAGTATTTCGTAAAGGTCTCTACCCTATTGAACTTTCTTATCACATACAACAAAACATCAAGGACGGTCACAAGGACGCCTATCTCACGGTCAAGGATGACACCATCATTGACTTCAGTATAGCTACTCCCCTGGAGTTGCTGGGTGAAATAAAGAAAGCTATTGCCATGGACGGCATTGTCTTTGGCGTAGTTTCCGACGAGTTACTCTATAGTGCTGCGCAGCGCATTTTCCAGGCGGCCAAGGAGCGAAAGACCCTTTGCCCAGAGCCTGTTCTCATTGCACGCGGTCAATCCCCCAAAAACAGTGAGCCGCCCTTACCCGTCCAGTATCACTTTGACAAGCAGGGAGTTATAGCCAAGGGCAAAACTGAAGGGGAAACCTATATGGTGCGGGAGGGGGAGGTCCTGGTCACCGAATCTATTATTGAGGACAGCGACCTGTTTATAACCCCCCACGGCTCCATTGTATTGCCAGGCAATGTGGCAGCGCCGGTTTTTCACGATACTGCCGGCAAGATACGACGAAAAGAAGCGGGTGAGGAAATTCGCTATATTGCCGAAACAGACGGTTACCTGAGTATTGAGAAGGGTATTCTCACCCTGCGTCAGCGCAGCAATCGTCCAGAGGACGTCACCGTTGCTCAAAAAGCCAAGCCACAAAAGGCAACAGAGACGCCTGTCGAGTCCCCTCCAACTACCCAGGAAGACCATGAGCCACAGGCGCCTGCTGCCTCCAAGCCTGCCAAATCATTTAATATAAATCAACTAAGTGATGCACAGAAGACCTTGCTCAAAGTTAAGAAGCTTTTCAGTCTCTTTGAAAATCTTTCCAATGATGACTTGCTGCTGGTAACCAGCGATGCACGCATTATGCGTTACAGTAAGTTTGACATTGTCTTTGAACAGGGAAGTCGGGGCAAAGAAATATACTTTATCATCAACGGCAGCATTGACGTCTTGGTAGGCAAAAAACGCATCATTGGCAATTTAGAGCGCTATACAGATCACTTTACTGCCTCGCGCCTGCGCCAGGGAGCTTTTTTTGGAGAAATGACGCCCATTACCGGGGAAAGGCGCAGCGCTCGCTGTATTTGCTCATCAGCAGAGGCCGTTTTACTGCGCTTTCGCATTGTAGAAACGGTCACCCCCAAAAATGCCATGCAAATGGCTGTTCTCTACAAGAATTTTGTCAAAGCACTGGCTGTCAAGCTGCAAAAATCCAACGAGGCTATATCACAGTCATAA
- a CDS encoding zinc metallopeptidase — protein MHVIIGIVAILLALYLPQWWATSILRRHQQVRPDLPGTGGELARHLLDSHQLQAVPLEYTQGGDHYDPTSRTVRLRPEIMQGQSLTAVAVASHEVGHALQHAAGSTLLNLRTSLARIAIISSRLGGFAIMATPAMMVANPGLGRLILLLAVCGIALSIVVHLVTLPVELDASFGKALPLLRQGGYVAGSDYATVRSILTACSLTYLAASLGSILSFWRWFRFPLR, from the coding sequence ATGCACGTTATTATTGGCATTGTTGCCATACTCCTGGCTCTCTACTTACCACAGTGGTGGGCTACCTCTATTCTGCGTCGCCACCAGCAAGTACGACCTGATTTGCCGGGAACTGGTGGAGAGCTGGCGCGTCACTTGCTGGACAGCCACCAACTTCAGGCAGTTCCACTGGAGTACACCCAGGGGGGAGATCACTACGATCCCACCAGCCGCACAGTACGTCTGCGTCCGGAAATTATGCAGGGACAATCCCTGACAGCGGTAGCCGTAGCGAGTCACGAAGTGGGACACGCCCTGCAGCATGCTGCCGGGTCTACACTCCTGAATTTGCGAACATCCTTGGCCCGCATAGCCATAATATCATCGCGACTGGGCGGCTTTGCCATCATGGCAACACCAGCCATGATGGTTGCTAACCCCGGACTGGGTCGACTGATACTTCTTTTGGCGGTTTGTGGAATTGCACTGAGCATTGTGGTGCATCTGGTCACACTGCCAGTGGAGCTGGATGCCAGCTTTGGCAAGGCGCTGCCCCTGTTGCGCCAGGGTGGATATGTAGCAGGCTCTGACTACGCAACCGTTCGCTCCATTCTCACCGCCTGCTCGTTGACCTACCTGGCAGCTTCATTGGGGAGCATTCTGAGCTTTTGGCGCTGGTTTCGTTTTCCATTACGATGA
- a CDS encoding DUF4440 domain-containing protein: protein MESLLATWQHCFNSKDLHNITKLYTPDATLWGTFSPFLRDNAALIEEYFSDIFRKNELRFCAYHPFHRQFGHAGVSCGYFLIEWSQNQTLVRHTGRFSMTLLQKNGQWQIADYHSSLLPAI from the coding sequence ATGGAATCACTTTTGGCAACGTGGCAACACTGCTTCAATAGCAAGGATCTACATAACATCACGAAGCTTTACACACCGGATGCTACCCTGTGGGGCACCTTTAGTCCATTTCTCAGGGATAATGCCGCGCTTATTGAAGAGTATTTCAGCGATATTTTTCGTAAAAATGAACTGCGCTTTTGTGCCTACCATCCGTTCCACCGTCAGTTTGGTCATGCCGGGGTAAGCTGCGGTTATTTTTTGATCGAGTGGAGTCAGAACCAGACTTTAGTAAGACACACTGGACGATTCAGTATGACCTTGCTGCAGAAAAACGGTCAATGGCAGATAGCTGATTACCACTCCTCCTTGTTACCTGCGATCTGA